The proteins below come from a single Accipiter gentilis chromosome W, bAccGen1.1, whole genome shotgun sequence genomic window:
- the LOC126035389 gene encoding LOW QUALITY PROTEIN: eukaryotic translation initiation factor 3 subunit K-like (The sequence of the model RefSeq protein was modified relative to this genomic sequence to represent the inferred CDS: inserted 1 base in 1 codon) gives MTGERPRRKRKLRRLPEPGTTLPLLAAPLVMALFEQMRANVGKLLXGIDRYDPENLATLERYVEMQAKENTYDLEANLAVLKLYQFNPTFFQSTVTAQILLKALTNLPHADFTLCKCMIDQAHQEERPIRQILYLGELLETCHFQSFWQALAENMEVLDGITGFKDPSSAKWWGSPTSTLTAG, from the exons ATGACCGGCGAGCGCCCGCGGCGAAAACGGAAGTTGCGTCGACTGCCTGAGCCCGGTACTACCCTTCCGCTTCTGGCGGCACCTCTAGTCATGGCGCTCTTCGAGCAGATGCGGGCTAACGTGGGTAAACTGT CGGGCATCGACCG gtACGACCCGGAGAACCTGGCCACGCTGGAGCGCTACGTGGAGATGCAGGCCAAGGAGAACACCTACGACCTGGAGGCCAACCTGGCTGTGCTGAAGCT GTACCAGTTCAACCCCACCTTCTTCCAGAGCACCGTCACTGCCCAGATCCTGCTGAAGGCCCTGACCAACCTCCCACACGCTGACTTCACCCTTTGCAAGTGCATGATTGACCAGGCCCAT CAGGAGGAAAGGCCCATCaggcagatcctctacctggggGAGCTGCTGGAGACCTGCCACTTCCAGTCCTTCTGG CAAGCTCTGGCTGAGAACATGGAGGTGCTGGATGGGATCACTGGCTTCAAGGACCCT TCATCTGCCAAATGGTGGGGATCACCTACCAGCACATTGACTGCTGGCTGA